The proteins below are encoded in one region of Neofelis nebulosa isolate mNeoNeb1 chromosome 17, mNeoNeb1.pri, whole genome shotgun sequence:
- the LOC131500350 gene encoding metallothionein-4 has product MDPGECTCMSGGICICGDNCKCTTCNCKTCRKSCCPCCPPGCAKCARGCICKGGSDKCSCCP; this is encoded by the exons ATGGACCCCGGCGAATGCACCTGCATGTCAG gAGGAATTTGCATCTGTGGAGACAATTGCAAATGCACAACTTGCAACTGTAAAACGTGTCGAAAAA GCTGCTGTCCTTGCTGCCCCCCGGGCTGTGCCAAGTGTGCCCGGGGCTGCATCTGCAAAGGGGGCTCAGACAAGTGCAGCTGCTGCCCCTGA